One segment of bacterium DNA contains the following:
- a CDS encoding long-chain fatty acid--CoA ligase — protein sequence MSSGSDGEVPSPYESRPWLARYPSWVPHGLRPSSPSALDMFAASLRRAPDAPAIHYREQSVSFKELDRASAALGTALAVRGVARGDRVAVYLQNIPEFVLSALAVWRLGAVLVPLSPMLKEREVRHQLTDSGARALVALDGIYEENARPALAGTDLRTVITVRGPDEALGSNPGGAAGTGGEPAPEDFHRLLGEFDGATLPDPGLRPEDIAVLTYTSGTTGRPKGAMNTHGNVVFNAEFYRTWLRLGPGDVMLGAAPLFHITGLVAHMAVCLSAGIPLVLFYRFEPGEALRLIERWRCTATVASITAFLGMMARPEIGTRDLSRFRKVYSGGAPVAPATVRRFQELTGAYIHNIYGLTETTSPSHAIPLGTSAPVDPDSGALSVGVPIPDTVVKVVDPETMVEVRPGEIGELWTKGPGVVPGYWRNPDATAQGFTQGYLHTGDIGKMDADGWFFIIDRAKDMINASGYKVWPREVEDGLYQHPAVNEASVVGIPDPYRGETVKAYVSLKPGHQATPEELVDFCRARMAAYKYPRTVEIVDEIPKNASGKFLRRVLRERDLNRSPEA from the coding sequence ATGAGCTCGGGGAGCGACGGCGAGGTGCCGTCGCCCTACGAATCGCGCCCCTGGCTGGCGCGGTATCCGAGCTGGGTGCCGCACGGCCTGCGTCCCTCCTCGCCCAGCGCTCTCGACATGTTCGCCGCCAGCCTGCGCCGGGCTCCCGACGCGCCCGCCATCCATTACCGGGAGCAGTCCGTTTCCTTCAAGGAGCTGGATCGGGCGTCGGCCGCCTTGGGGACGGCTCTGGCCGTCCGTGGCGTGGCCCGAGGGGACCGGGTCGCGGTCTATCTGCAGAACATCCCCGAATTCGTGCTCAGCGCCCTGGCCGTTTGGAGGCTGGGGGCCGTGCTGGTACCCCTCAGCCCGATGCTGAAGGAGCGGGAGGTCCGGCACCAGCTGACGGACTCGGGGGCCCGAGCCCTGGTGGCGCTGGACGGCATCTATGAGGAGAACGCCCGCCCCGCTCTGGCCGGGACCGACCTGCGGACGGTGATCACGGTCCGCGGTCCGGATGAGGCCTTGGGCTCGAACCCGGGAGGGGCGGCGGGCACCGGCGGCGAGCCGGCGCCGGAGGATTTCCACCGGCTGCTCGGGGAGTTCGACGGCGCCACCCTGCCGGACCCCGGCCTGCGCCCGGAGGACATCGCCGTCCTGACCTACACCTCGGGCACCACGGGCCGTCCGAAGGGGGCGATGAACACGCACGGCAACGTCGTCTTCAACGCGGAGTTCTATCGCACCTGGCTCCGGCTGGGCCCCGGCGACGTCATGCTGGGCGCCGCGCCTCTGTTCCACATCACCGGCCTCGTGGCGCACATGGCGGTGTGCCTGTCGGCCGGCATCCCGCTGGTGCTCTTCTACCGGTTCGAACCGGGCGAGGCCCTCCGGCTGATCGAGCGCTGGCGCTGCACGGCCACCGTCGCCAGCATCACCGCCTTCCTCGGCATGATGGCCCGGCCCGAGATCGGCACCCGCGACCTCAGCCGTTTCCGAAAGGTTTACAGCGGGGGAGCGCCGGTCGCGCCGGCGACGGTGCGCCGCTTCCAGGAATTGACCGGCGCCTACATCCACAACATCTACGGACTGACCGAGACGACGTCGCCCTCGCATGCGATCCCGCTCGGGACGAGCGCCCCGGTCGACCCGGACAGCGGCGCCCTGTCGGTCGGGGTGCCGATCCCCGACACGGTGGTCAAGGTGGTGGACCCGGAGACCATGGTCGAGGTGCGCCCGGGCGAGATCGGTGAGCTGTGGACCAAGGGCCCGGGCGTGGTGCCGGGTTACTGGCGGAACCCGGACGCCACCGCCCAGGGATTCACGCAGGGCTATCTCCACACGGGGGACATCGGGAAGATGGACGCGGACGGCTGGTTCTTCATCATCGACCGGGCCAAGGACATGATCAACGCCTCCGGCTACAAGGTCTGGCCCAGAGAGGTCGAGGACGGCCTGTACCAGCACCCGGCCGTGAACGAGGCGAGCGTGGTCGGCATTCCGGACCCCTACCGCGGAGAGACGGTCAAGGCCTACGTCTCGCTGAAGCCCGGCCACCAGGCGACCCCGGAAGAGCTGGTCGATTTCTGCCGCGCGCGGATGGCGGCCTACAAGTACCCGAGGACGGTGGAGATCGTGGATGAGATTCCGAAGAACGCGAGCGGGAAGTTCCTCCGCCGCGTGCTCCGCGAACGCGACCTCAACCGGAGTCCCGAGGCATGA
- a CDS encoding N-acyl homoserine lactonase family protein — translation MKLYAIHGGGERADMAAFNPFDEKVGTKVDIPFFFYVIEHPKGLVLFDTGGHPDLFENPRARLGDAADAWEVTGVAGDDVVSKLNQMNLKPKDIERVVQSHLHYDHAGGLEFFKHATIYVQKSELEFAYSPPVYQRDLYIRADFDHELEWMQVDGDHDIFGDGRLVLFPTPGHTRGHQSMLVKLDTQNIILVADAAYLPKNIEQRLLTAVVWSPDAMVASWDRIDEIRARENASLIFTHDLEWPDKTRLAPKEWYQ, via the coding sequence ATGAAGCTCTACGCGATACATGGGGGTGGGGAGCGCGCCGACATGGCGGCGTTCAACCCCTTCGACGAGAAGGTCGGGACGAAAGTCGACATCCCTTTCTTCTTCTATGTGATCGAACATCCAAAGGGCCTGGTCCTGTTCGACACGGGCGGCCACCCTGACCTCTTCGAGAACCCGCGCGCCCGGCTCGGAGACGCCGCTGACGCGTGGGAGGTGACCGGCGTTGCCGGCGACGATGTCGTCTCGAAACTGAACCAGATGAACCTCAAACCGAAGGACATCGAGCGCGTCGTCCAGTCACATCTCCATTACGACCACGCGGGCGGCCTGGAGTTCTTCAAACACGCGACCATCTATGTCCAGAAGTCGGAGCTGGAATTCGCATACTCGCCTCCGGTCTACCAGAGGGACCTCTACATACGCGCCGACTTCGACCACGAGCTGGAGTGGATGCAGGTCGATGGCGATCACGACATCTTCGGCGATGGCCGTTTGGTGCTATTCCCGACTCCGGGACACACTCGCGGACACCAGTCGATGCTCGTCAAGCTCGACACCCAGAACATCATCTTGGTCGCCGATGCCGCGTACCTGCCCAAGAACATTGAGCAGCGGCTGCTGACGGCGGTGGTGTGGAGTCCCGACGCGATGGTGGCGAGCTGGGACAGGATCGATGAGATCCGGGCCCGGGAAAACGCCTCGCTCATCTTCACTCACGACCTCGAATGGCCGGACAAGACCAGGCTTGCGCCGAAGGAGTGGTACCAATAG
- a CDS encoding amidohydrolase: MIDARVRLPLERWPEQFRSLREEYVTQYDRVLHLSANRERSVDLLKEDMSNAGVSHAIVHAEHEMGDAADALTEAVAQLVASDPDRFSGFGSISLEHFQIKRAVRQVQRIHDLGLIGVCFQPSFAGMAIDDRRLYPVYLRAMELELPVAVHTGINYSTSHPIVNDHPLMVDQVACDFPDLTVIACHAGWPWVPEMVAVACKHPKVLMEFGGLAPKYVGETGTGWEVMHRFMNSVLQKQVLFGTDWPVFPMGRAVSEWRAMDLKPQVLTALLGGNAEELLMRSRS, encoded by the coding sequence GTGATCGACGCTCGGGTCCGCCTTCCGCTGGAGAGGTGGCCCGAGCAGTTCCGCAGCCTCCGCGAAGAGTACGTGACCCAGTACGACCGGGTGCTCCACCTCAGCGCCAATCGTGAGCGGTCTGTCGACCTCCTGAAGGAAGACATGAGTAACGCCGGCGTCAGCCACGCGATCGTGCACGCAGAGCACGAGATGGGCGATGCGGCCGACGCGCTCACCGAAGCGGTCGCACAACTGGTGGCGAGCGATCCGGACCGCTTCTCAGGTTTCGGCAGCATTTCGCTCGAGCACTTCCAGATCAAGCGCGCCGTGCGCCAGGTCCAGAGAATTCACGATCTTGGCCTGATTGGAGTCTGCTTCCAGCCCTCGTTCGCCGGCATGGCGATCGACGACCGGCGGCTCTACCCGGTCTACCTGCGAGCGATGGAACTGGAGCTGCCGGTGGCGGTCCACACGGGTATCAACTACTCGACCTCGCACCCGATCGTCAATGACCACCCGCTGATGGTCGATCAAGTCGCGTGCGATTTTCCGGACCTTACGGTGATCGCGTGCCACGCCGGCTGGCCGTGGGTTCCGGAGATGGTTGCCGTTGCGTGCAAGCATCCCAAGGTGCTCATGGAGTTCGGCGGGCTGGCGCCCAAGTACGTCGGAGAGACTGGCACCGGTTGGGAAGTGATGCACCGGTTCATGAACAGCGTGCTTCAGAAGCAGGTTCTGTTCGGGACGGACTGGCCCGTGTTTCCGATGGGGCGCGCAGTTTCGGAGTGGCGAGCCATGGACCTCAAGCCGCAGGTGCTGACCGCGCTGCTGGGTGGCAATGCCGAGGAACTCTTGATGCGGAGCCGATCATGA
- a CDS encoding Glu/Leu/Phe/Val dehydrogenase, whose amino-acid sequence MVESEPAMERLLEAWDGESVSIHRDRPTGTWMLVCVHSTRLGPAAGGTRMKHYPRLADALADGLRLSEAMTLKLASVGFPRGGGKAVIALPAPQQPRGEARRRLLHEFGAFVRSLGGVYSCAPDMNTSAEDMDVIAEVCPHVFCRTEAAGGSGDTAPDTAVGVFHGIRAGCRYAFGSDDLSGRTVLVQGAGGVGGPLIEMLDRAGVNVIATDVDPDRLARLRDGGTQVVAPEEALTTPCDVLAPCAVGGVINRRSIPLLRCRLVAGAANNQLERPSDADLLRRRGIAYAPDFVINSGGVLHGGGLEEQGWSRETLDARLAGIGEAIYQILLTADRESIDTDTAARRIAQSRLDAAR is encoded by the coding sequence GTGGTCGAATCCGAGCCGGCGATGGAGCGGTTGCTGGAAGCCTGGGACGGCGAGTCGGTATCGATTCACCGCGACCGCCCGACCGGCACGTGGATGCTCGTGTGCGTCCATTCGACCCGGCTGGGTCCGGCGGCGGGCGGGACGCGCATGAAGCACTATCCGCGCCTGGCCGATGCGCTGGCGGACGGCCTCAGGCTGTCGGAGGCGATGACGCTGAAGCTCGCCAGCGTGGGCTTTCCGCGCGGCGGCGGCAAGGCGGTCATCGCGCTGCCCGCGCCGCAGCAGCCTCGAGGTGAGGCGCGGCGCCGGCTGCTGCATGAATTCGGCGCTTTCGTGCGCTCGCTCGGCGGCGTTTACAGCTGCGCCCCCGACATGAACACGTCGGCCGAGGACATGGACGTGATCGCGGAGGTGTGCCCCCACGTCTTTTGCAGGACAGAGGCGGCCGGCGGGTCGGGCGACACGGCGCCGGATACGGCGGTCGGAGTGTTTCACGGCATCCGCGCCGGCTGCCGGTACGCCTTCGGCTCGGATGATCTGAGCGGGCGCACGGTGCTGGTCCAGGGTGCCGGCGGCGTCGGCGGACCGCTCATCGAAATGCTGGACAGAGCAGGCGTGAACGTGATCGCGACGGACGTCGATCCCGACCGCCTCGCACGGTTGCGTGATGGTGGCACTCAGGTCGTGGCGCCCGAGGAAGCGCTGACCACGCCCTGCGACGTGCTCGCGCCCTGCGCCGTGGGCGGGGTGATCAACCGCCGCTCCATCCCGCTCCTTCGCTGCCGCCTGGTGGCCGGCGCCGCCAACAACCAGCTCGAGCGGCCGTCCGACGCCGACCTCCTGCGCCGGCGAGGCATCGCGTACGCGCCCGACTTCGTCATCAACTCGGGCGGCGTGCTCCATGGCGGCGGCCTGGAAGAGCAGGGCTGGTCGCGCGAGACGCTCGACGCGCGCCTCGCCGGCATCGGCGAGGCGATCTATCAGATCCTGCTGACCGCCGACCGCGAGAGCATCGACACCGACACGGCCGCCCGGCGGATCGCGCAGTCCCGCCTCGACGCCGCCCGCTGA
- a CDS encoding APC family permease: MDDAAAKVTTLKARSVGLPEAVAMSAALIGPAVGVTAGNVFIAGFSGIASPLAFVFGTLVCIAIASVIGDYARKLPSAGSFYTYLTNTFGPKTGFVTGVLLFGAYVLLLPFQAAFFGSFVQGALANININLPWQLFSIALLLLSTALVVIGVRPSLGTVLVGLTFETVVFLVLALVIVAHGGATGNSLQPFNPSHAPSSSGLLIAVVYTIFAFVGFESATTLGEEVKHPTRLIPIAVFATTVIIGFFYIFVTYAEVIGFGVSADGLHQLQSNQSPFTDLATKYVGGWYSALVTLATISSFSALNIVTVIAGSRMVYAMGRDRMLPAVFGKVNVRHSPSNAAYAVGAWGIGVTVVMGSMFGPVNLASWFSYFATLFFIGAYILLCVGVIRFYFQKHRSEFNWFRHILVPLVALTGMAWVTYGNVVPVPAAPLSYFIPLTIAVIIASAIAAAFLERRNPQIVRTAGEIFAAATEEP, translated from the coding sequence ATGGATGATGCGGCTGCCAAGGTAACTACGCTCAAGGCTCGATCCGTCGGGCTGCCGGAGGCGGTCGCCATGTCCGCGGCCTTGATCGGGCCCGCGGTTGGAGTGACCGCGGGCAATGTGTTCATCGCTGGCTTTTCGGGCATTGCGTCGCCGCTAGCATTTGTGTTCGGCACTCTGGTCTGCATCGCGATCGCGAGCGTCATCGGCGACTACGCAAGGAAGCTGCCGAGCGCCGGCTCGTTCTACACGTACCTGACGAACACGTTCGGCCCCAAGACGGGGTTCGTAACAGGGGTGCTCCTTTTCGGCGCTTACGTGCTGCTGCTCCCATTTCAAGCGGCATTCTTTGGTTCCTTCGTCCAAGGAGCGCTTGCGAACATCAACATCAACCTGCCCTGGCAGCTATTCTCGATAGCGCTTCTGTTACTGAGCACCGCACTCGTGGTGATCGGCGTGCGTCCTTCGCTCGGGACCGTACTGGTTGGCTTGACCTTCGAAACTGTCGTCTTTCTGGTGCTCGCTCTGGTGATCGTCGCCCACGGAGGAGCAACAGGGAATTCCCTACAGCCCTTCAACCCTTCTCACGCGCCGTCGTCGTCGGGTTTGCTGATTGCGGTCGTCTACACAATCTTTGCGTTCGTGGGGTTTGAGTCGGCGACGACCCTGGGTGAGGAGGTAAAGCACCCGACGAGGCTGATTCCGATCGCAGTATTCGCAACCACCGTCATCATCGGATTCTTTTATATATTCGTCACCTATGCCGAGGTCATCGGTTTCGGCGTATCCGCCGACGGATTGCACCAGCTTCAGAGCAACCAGAGTCCATTCACCGACCTGGCCACGAAGTACGTGGGAGGCTGGTACAGCGCGCTGGTGACCCTGGCAACCATCTCCAGCTTTTCGGCGCTGAACATCGTCACCGTCATCGCGGGAAGTCGCATGGTGTACGCCATGGGCCGCGATCGAATGTTGCCCGCCGTATTCGGAAAAGTGAACGTGCGCCACTCACCGAGTAATGCCGCATATGCTGTCGGCGCCTGGGGCATTGGCGTGACCGTAGTCATGGGATCAATGTTCGGTCCCGTGAACCTCGCATCGTGGTTCTCCTATTTCGCCACGCTTTTCTTCATCGGCGCCTACATCCTTCTCTGTGTGGGTGTGATCAGGTTTTACTTTCAAAAGCACCGGAGTGAGTTCAACTGGTTTCGGCACATCCTGGTGCCGCTGGTCGCTCTTACTGGAATGGCGTGGGTTACCTATGGCAACGTGGTGCCCGTGCCAGCGGCGCCCCTCAGCTACTTCATCCCCCTGACGATTGCTGTGATCATCGCGTCGGCCATCGCCGCTGCATTTCTGGAACGACGAAACCCGCAGATTGTGCGGACGGCGGGCGAGATCTTCGCCGCTGCAACTGAAGAACCGTAA
- the hisD gene encoding histidinol dehydrogenase produces the protein MGDLQVRWVKKPELESAEHRQLIEATVSEIIAAVQERGDEGLRHHSKRLDHWNPPSFRVTRAQIDQAYESVGPDCVALIQLVRDQVVSFANAQLQGLQPVEIEPHPGITMGHRLVPLTSVGCYVPGGAYPLVAAVHMQVATAKVAGVGRILACAPPRDENGIWPATLVAMDVCGADEIYCMGGVQALAAYAFGTSEIKPVDMITGPGNAYVAEAKRLLFGHVGIDLLAGVTEILIIADETADPEIVAADLLAQAEHGPTSPAHLVTDSAVLADAVSEVVESQLKVLPTREIAEQAWRRRGAIALVRGPEEMAIYSDTAAPEHVAVLCRDTEWFHGRLKNYGSIFLGEGANVVYSDKAIGTNHTLPTGRAARYTGGLWVGKFIKVVTYQRLTSAGSNFIAPYARRVAEMEGMLAHAAACAMRERKYKDVTLDQRPGGVE, from the coding sequence ATGGGCGATCTCCAGGTGCGCTGGGTCAAGAAACCGGAGCTCGAGTCAGCCGAGCACCGGCAGCTGATCGAGGCCACCGTGAGCGAAATCATCGCTGCAGTGCAGGAGCGAGGCGATGAAGGCCTGCGCCATCACTCCAAGAGGCTCGACCACTGGAATCCGCCGTCGTTTCGTGTGACACGCGCGCAGATAGACCAGGCGTATGAATCAGTTGGGCCGGACTGCGTGGCCCTCATTCAACTCGTACGCGACCAGGTGGTGAGCTTTGCGAACGCTCAACTGCAAGGTCTTCAACCGGTCGAGATAGAACCGCATCCCGGCATAACAATGGGACATCGTCTCGTGCCGCTCACGTCAGTAGGCTGCTACGTGCCAGGCGGCGCTTACCCTCTGGTCGCTGCCGTACACATGCAGGTCGCCACGGCCAAAGTTGCTGGGGTAGGGCGGATCCTTGCATGTGCGCCCCCGCGGGACGAAAACGGTATATGGCCGGCGACGCTCGTCGCTATGGATGTGTGCGGCGCCGACGAGATCTATTGCATGGGTGGCGTGCAAGCACTCGCGGCGTATGCGTTTGGGACTTCCGAAATCAAACCGGTGGACATGATCACCGGCCCTGGCAACGCCTATGTCGCAGAAGCCAAGCGATTGCTGTTTGGGCACGTCGGCATCGATCTCCTCGCGGGAGTGACCGAGATCTTGATCATCGCCGACGAGACTGCCGACCCAGAGATCGTGGCCGCGGATCTTCTTGCACAAGCCGAACATGGTCCAACCTCCCCCGCCCACCTCGTCACCGATTCGGCGGTTCTTGCCGACGCGGTATCGGAGGTCGTTGAATCACAGTTGAAGGTCTTGCCGACGCGGGAGATCGCCGAGCAGGCATGGCGGCGCCGCGGCGCCATCGCGCTTGTTCGGGGGCCGGAAGAGATGGCGATCTATTCAGACACTGCTGCTCCGGAGCATGTGGCGGTTCTTTGTCGCGACACCGAATGGTTCCACGGGCGCCTGAAGAACTATGGATCGATCTTCCTTGGCGAAGGGGCCAATGTCGTCTACTCGGACAAGGCGATCGGAACCAACCACACGCTGCCAACCGGCCGCGCCGCGCGATACACGGGCGGCCTATGGGTGGGCAAGTTCATAAAGGTGGTTACGTACCAACGCCTCACGAGCGCAGGTAGCAATTTCATTGCACCCTACGCACGGCGTGTCGCGGAGATGGAAGGGATGCTCGCCCACGCCGCGGCGTGCGCGATGCGCGAACGAAAGTACAAAGACGTGACGCTCGATCAAAGACCTGGCGGGGTGGAGTGA
- a CDS encoding enoyl-CoA hydratase/isomerase family protein has translation MQVKYEVKGSVAQITLDRPEAMNAMNPEMYQLIDESLLKLDGDPAVRVGIITGAGDQAFTAGADLKRMHTEEEREQPWQPWRPHRWEFGLSISKPLIAAVNGYALAGGLELALMCDIRLASATAQFGTPEVKWNILHGYGALRLPQMMSLSDAFLMLLTGQFISADEALRMGLVSRVVPPLELIPAAYSIADAISQNGPLAVRMTKELVYRGLDMSLEDALRIYSAYYQIIGQTADQREGTTAFAQKRKPKFTDS, from the coding sequence TTGCAGGTCAAGTACGAGGTCAAAGGATCGGTTGCTCAGATCACCCTGGATCGGCCTGAGGCAATGAACGCGATGAATCCCGAGATGTATCAACTGATCGATGAGAGCCTGCTCAAACTGGACGGCGATCCAGCCGTCCGCGTGGGCATCATCACGGGCGCGGGCGACCAAGCGTTCACCGCCGGTGCCGACCTTAAGCGAATGCATACGGAAGAAGAACGAGAGCAGCCTTGGCAGCCATGGCGGCCGCACCGCTGGGAGTTCGGTCTCTCGATCTCGAAACCATTAATCGCAGCCGTCAATGGATACGCGTTGGCGGGTGGGCTGGAGCTGGCGTTGATGTGCGACATCAGGCTCGCCTCCGCCACTGCGCAGTTCGGCACGCCGGAGGTGAAGTGGAACATTCTCCACGGTTATGGAGCGCTGCGGCTACCCCAGATGATGTCACTCTCGGACGCCTTTCTCATGCTGCTCACGGGGCAATTCATCTCGGCGGACGAGGCGCTACGGATGGGACTCGTCAGCCGAGTGGTGCCACCGTTGGAGTTGATTCCAGCCGCCTACTCGATCGCTGACGCAATCAGCCAAAACGGACCACTGGCGGTTCGCATGACCAAGGAGCTGGTCTATCGAGGCTTGGACATGTCGCTCGAGGATGCCCTTCGCATCTATTCGGCCTATTACCAAATCATCGGCCAGACGGCGGACCAGCGCGAAGGTACGACTGCCTTCGCTCAAAAGCGCAAGCCGAAGTTCACGGACTCATAA
- a CDS encoding TetR/AcrR family transcriptional regulator: protein MKLMYELGYHGTSTRAIAKAVGIESSSIYYHYPSKQHVLVDIMTRSMSDLIADVEAAVALHHEPADQLRAAIRAHVRFECRDRMQSFVTDSEVRALEPANRAEILRLRDRYERIFQRILKEGTAGGQFAVHDTRLTVMALMALCTGVSTWYQPEGRLGPDEIAERYIALALDGITSREPRAAEVK from the coding sequence GTGAAGCTGATGTACGAGCTTGGCTATCACGGCACGTCGACCAGGGCGATCGCGAAGGCCGTGGGAATCGAGAGCTCCTCGATCTACTACCACTACCCCAGCAAGCAACACGTGCTGGTCGACATCATGACCCGCAGCATGAGCGACCTGATCGCCGACGTGGAGGCGGCGGTCGCTCTACATCACGAACCCGCCGACCAGCTCCGCGCTGCAATCCGGGCACATGTCAGATTCGAATGTCGGGACAGGATGCAGTCGTTCGTCACCGACTCAGAGGTTCGTGCACTAGAGCCGGCAAACCGCGCCGAAATTCTCAGGCTCCGAGACAGGTACGAGCGAATTTTTCAGCGGATACTCAAGGAAGGCACCGCAGGGGGACAGTTCGCGGTTCACGACACCCGACTGACAGTGATGGCCTTGATGGCTCTCTGCACTGGAGTGTCCACCTGGTACCAACCCGAAGGTAGGTTGGGGCCGGACGAGATCGCCGAGCGGTATATCGCTCTCGCTCTGGACGGCATCACAAGCCGCGAGCCCAGAGCTGCGGAAGTCAAGTGA
- a CDS encoding SDR family oxidoreductase, with the protein MSRGGPAPADSRRSSDPDLGGRVAVVTGGGRGLGRTLARRYAAAGAAVVLAGRGREALEETAGAIQSAGGQAEWVVADVTSVQDVDAVVARAKRAFGHLDVLVNNAGIPGPTVELERLSLEEWQEVMAVNLTGVFLCCRAAIPLMREAGGGRIINIGSVSGKRPLPGRTPYAASKLGLIGLTRTLAHEVGKHGINVNAISPWLVAGDRLDLVIGRAAAAAGVDSDSVRAEWTALSPFGRGVTEDDVANVALFLTSAAAENMTGQDINVTAGAVMY; encoded by the coding sequence ATGAGTCGTGGCGGCCCCGCGCCGGCGGATTCCCGGCGCTCCTCGGACCCCGACCTCGGCGGCCGCGTGGCGGTCGTCACCGGCGGCGGCCGGGGCCTCGGGAGGACCCTTGCCCGGCGGTACGCCGCGGCCGGCGCCGCCGTGGTGCTCGCCGGCCGGGGGCGGGAGGCGCTCGAAGAGACGGCCGGGGCGATCCAGTCGGCGGGCGGGCAGGCCGAATGGGTCGTCGCCGACGTGACCTCGGTCCAGGACGTGGACGCCGTGGTCGCGCGGGCGAAACGGGCCTTCGGGCACCTGGACGTGCTGGTCAACAACGCGGGCATCCCCGGCCCGACGGTGGAGCTGGAGCGGCTTTCGCTCGAGGAGTGGCAGGAGGTCATGGCGGTCAACCTGACCGGGGTCTTCCTCTGCTGCCGGGCGGCGATCCCGCTCATGCGTGAGGCGGGGGGAGGACGGATCATCAACATCGGCTCCGTCTCGGGCAAGCGGCCGCTCCCGGGGCGGACCCCCTACGCGGCGTCGAAGCTCGGCCTGATCGGGCTGACGAGGACGCTCGCCCACGAGGTCGGAAAGCACGGCATCAACGTCAACGCGATCTCGCCGTGGCTGGTGGCCGGCGACCGGCTCGACCTGGTCATCGGCCGGGCGGCCGCGGCCGCGGGCGTCGACTCGGATTCCGTCCGCGCGGAGTGGACGGCGCTGTCGCCCTTTGGGCGCGGCGTCACGGAGGACGACGTCGCCAACGTGGCTCTGTTTCTCACCTCCGCCGCGGCGGAGAACATGACGGGTCAGGACATCAACGTGACGGCCGGCGCCGTCATGTACTGA
- a CDS encoding HNH endonuclease: MLGEGGTDLQKLALAVREFQARDERRVDAKGLRALIDALEGEFAAEARCVQQSGEHLAGGSVSAVAWLSRTCAMSATSAADRLCAGEQLEALPQVAQALGAGEIGYQSAALLCHLRQQLGDKRELFDETEMLELARRHSVASLRFLCRYARHVADPDGFFNQAEEDYSRRRLHLSQMADGMHAIEGVLDPEGGAALRTALDALAKRLGPEDERSYRQRLADALVECVRHAMDEGRLPKRNGVRPHLTLTTTLEGLKNQLGAAASDLELSLPISSRTVERLGCDAAISRVLLAGSVVIDVGRATRVVSAPTRRALRIRDRGCRWPGCDRQVNWSTPHHIVAWAKDGPTDLSNLVLLCFAHHRLVHEGGWSVLKAGREFRFLPPERVVMRRARGPGVRWAA; this comes from the coding sequence ATGTTGGGGGAAGGGGGCACAGACCTTCAGAAGCTGGCGTTGGCCGTGCGCGAGTTCCAGGCCCGCGACGAGCGCCGCGTCGACGCCAAGGGCCTGCGCGCCCTGATCGACGCCCTGGAGGGCGAGTTCGCCGCCGAGGCGCGCTGTGTCCAGCAGTCGGGCGAGCATCTGGCCGGCGGCAGCGTCTCCGCCGTCGCCTGGCTGAGCCGGACCTGCGCCATGTCCGCCACCTCGGCCGCCGACCGCCTCTGCGCCGGCGAGCAGCTGGAGGCACTGCCTCAGGTGGCCCAGGCCCTGGGCGCGGGGGAGATCGGCTACCAGTCGGCGGCTTTGCTCTGCCACCTGCGCCAGCAGCTGGGCGACAAGCGCGAGCTCTTCGACGAGACAGAGATGCTGGAGCTGGCGCGCCGCCATTCGGTCGCCAGCCTGCGCTTTCTGTGCCGCTACGCCCGCCATGTCGCCGACCCCGACGGCTTTTTCAACCAGGCCGAGGAGGACTACAGCCGCCGCCGCCTCCACCTCAGCCAGATGGCCGACGGCATGCACGCCATCGAGGGCGTGCTCGACCCCGAAGGCGGGGCGGCGCTGCGCACCGCGCTGGACGCCCTGGCCAAGCGGCTGGGGCCGGAGGACGAGCGCAGCTACCGCCAGCGGCTGGCCGACGCCCTGGTCGAGTGCGTGCGCCACGCCATGGACGAAGGCCGGCTGCCCAAGCGCAACGGGGTCCGGCCGCACCTCACCCTGACGACCACGCTGGAGGGATTGAAGAACCAGCTCGGCGCGGCGGCCTCCGACCTCGAGCTCTCGCTGCCGATCTCCAGCCGGACGGTGGAGCGCCTGGGGTGCGACGCCGCCATCTCCCGCGTCCTGCTCGCCGGCTCGGTGGTGATCGACGTCGGCCGGGCGACGCGGGTGGTCTCGGCGCCAACGCGGCGGGCGCTGCGGATCCGGGATCGCGGCTGCCGCTGGCCGGGCTGCGACCGCCAGGTCAACTGGTCGACGCCGCATCACATCGTCGCCTGGGCCAAAGATGGTCCGACCGACCTGTCCAACCTCGTGCTTTTGTGCTTCGCCCACCACCGCCTCGTCCATGAAGGCGGGTGGTCGGTGCTCAAGGCCGGCCGGGAGTTCCGCTTCCTGCCCCCCGAGCGGGTGGTGATGCGGCGGGCGCGGGGACCGGGGGTGCGCTGGGCGGCCTAG